The DNA segment TAAGCCTTGTCGCCGTCCACCATGACCTCGGGCGGTCGGGGCCGGGTGTTGTAGTTACTGCTCATGGCAAAGCCGTAGGCACCCGCGTCGCGCAACGCCAGCACATCGCCCTCGGCCAGCGCCAGCGAGCGGGCGTGGGCGAGGAAATCGCCGCTCTCGCATACCGGCCCGACCAGCTCCCAAACCTTGGTCTGGCCACCGGCCTGGCGCAGCGGCAACACCGCGTGATGCGCGTCGTACAGGGCAGGACGCAGCAGGTCATTCATCGCCGCATCGATGATGGCGAAATTACGCCCGGCACCGGGCTTCAGATATTCCACACGCGTCAGCAGCACGCCAGCGGGCCCGACGATGGAGCGACCCGGCTCGATCGAAATCTCCACCCCGCTGCCGGCGAACGGCTCGCCGATGGCCGCGGCGTAATCGGTGGCGCTCGGCACCACCTCGTGGCGATAGGCAATGCCGAGTCCACCGCCAAGGTCCACATGATCAATGGCGATGTCTTCCGCCAGCAGGGTCAGACGCAGCGCGGCGATGCGCCCGGCCGCCTCGCGCAGTGGCGCCAGGTCTGTCATCTGCGAGCCGATGTGGCAGGCGACGCCGTACACGCGCAGACCGGGCAGGCTGGCCGCGCGGCGGTAAAGCGCCAGCGCGTCGTCGGCCGGAATGCCGAACTTGTTTTCCTTAAGGCCGGTCGAGATGTAGGGGTGGGTGCCGGCGTCGACGTCCGGGTTCACGCGCAGCGCCACCGGCGCCCGAAGGCCCAGTTCAGTCGCCACCTGGTTCAGGCGTTCCAGCTCGGCGGCCGATTCCACATTAAAGCAGGCAATGCCGGCCGCGAGTGCCTGGCGCAGTTCCTCGGTGCTCTTGCCAACGCCGGAGAACACCACCCGATTGGCCTTGCCACCGGCGCGCAGCACCCGCGCCAGTTCGCCGCCCGACACCACGTCGAAGCCGGCGCCCAGGCGCGCCAGCACATTCAGCACGGCGAGGTTGGAGTTGGCCTTGACGGCGTAGCAGACGCGGTGAGCGGTGGCGCCGAAAGCGCTGTCGTAGGCACGGTAAGCCGCCTCGATGGCGGCGCGGGAGTAAACGTAGCAGGGCGTGCCGAACAGCTCCGCCACCGCGGCCAGCGCGACCCGCTCCAGGTGCAGCGCGTGGTCGCGGTA comes from the Immundisolibacter sp. genome and includes:
- the lysA gene encoding diaminopimelate decarboxylase is translated as MTTLDYRDHALHLERVALAAVAELFGTPCYVYSRAAIEAAYRAYDSAFGATAHRVCYAVKANSNLAVLNVLARLGAGFDVVSGGELARVLRAGGKANRVVFSGVGKSTEELRQALAAGIACFNVESAAELERLNQVATELGLRAPVALRVNPDVDAGTHPYISTGLKENKFGIPADDALALYRRAASLPGLRVYGVACHIGSQMTDLAPLREAAGRIAALRLTLLAEDIAIDHVDLGGGLGIAYRHEVVPSATDYAAAIGEPFAGSGVEISIEPGRSIVGPAGVLLTRVEYLKPGAGRNFAIIDAAMNDLLRPALYDAHHAVLPLRQAGGQTKVWELVGPVCESGDFLAHARSLALAEGDVLALRDAGAYGFAMSSNYNTRPRPPEVMVDGDKAYLIRARETLDDLWRGEEMLAN